The proteins below come from a single Strix uralensis isolate ZFMK-TIS-50842 chromosome 8, bStrUra1, whole genome shotgun sequence genomic window:
- the RWDD3 gene encoding RWD domain-containing protein 3 isoform X2 has translation MVSTVHYFSEETHGITFRIQISVKELLDTDVLLKLLFHLPVNYPSTLPDISVNSDQLTRAQCMDVKDKLLEQAKNHLSEPMVHDLILWIQQHLKYVIKESATVCSEKTTLSKGTSTEDGIWMLLLHLDHMRAKAKYVKTVEKWATDLRLTGRLMFMGKIILILLQGDRSNIKEYLILQKTSKVDVDSSGKKCKEKMISVLCETKVQSQQKRFQTFEVKEYSTLDELQKEFETAGLATLFSDFVPPLLK, from the exons ATGGTGTCGACAGTTCACTATTTCTCAGAAG AGACGCATGGAATCACATTTAGGATTCAAATCAGCGTGAAAGAACTGCTGGATACGGATGTACTTTTAAAGCTGTTATTTCATTTACCAGTCAATTATCCATCAACTCTACCAGATATTTCTGTTAACTCAGACCAGCTTACAAGGGCCCAATGTATGGATGTGAAAGATAAGTTACTTGAACAAGCAAAGAATCATCTTTCTGAACCCATGGTACACGATCTGATTCTTTGGATACAGCAGCATCTTAAATACGTCATTAAGGAATCAGCAACAGTTTGCAGTGAAAAAACTACTTTGTCAAAAGGAACAAGTACAGAGGATGGTATCTGGATGCTCCTTTTGCATTTAGATCACATGAGAGCAAAGGCAAAATACGTCAAAACTGTGGAAAAATGGGCTACAGATCTAAGGCTGACTGGAAGACTGATGTTCATGGGCAAGATAATATTGATTCTTCTTCAGGGTGACAGGAGCAACATTAAG GAGTACTTGATTCTTCAGAAAACTTCTAAGGTAGATGTGGACTCAAGcggaaagaaatgcaaagagaaaatgatTAGTGTACTGTGTGAGACAAAAGTACAGTCACAGCAGAAAAG GTTTCAGACGTTTGAAGTCAAAGAATATTCAACGCTGGATGAGCTACAAAAGGAATTTGAAACTGCAGGACTTGCAACTCTTTTCTCTGACTTTGTGCCTcctctcttaaaataa
- the RWDD3 gene encoding RWD domain-containing protein 3 isoform X1 — MSELALEELSALAAIYCEPDACEVLAVSETHGITFRIQISVKELLDTDVLLKLLFHLPVNYPSTLPDISVNSDQLTRAQCMDVKDKLLEQAKNHLSEPMVHDLILWIQQHLKYVIKESATVCSEKTTLSKGTSTEDGIWMLLLHLDHMRAKAKYVKTVEKWATDLRLTGRLMFMGKIILILLQGDRSNIKEYLILQKTSKVDVDSSGKKCKEKMISVLCETKVQSQQKRFQTFEVKEYSTLDELQKEFETAGLATLFSDFVPPLLK; from the exons ATGTCGGAGCTGGCGCTGGAGGAGCTCTCGGCTCTCGCCGCCATCTACTGCGAGCCGGACGCCTGCGAGGTGCTGGCGGTTTCAG AGACGCATGGAATCACATTTAGGATTCAAATCAGCGTGAAAGAACTGCTGGATACGGATGTACTTTTAAAGCTGTTATTTCATTTACCAGTCAATTATCCATCAACTCTACCAGATATTTCTGTTAACTCAGACCAGCTTACAAGGGCCCAATGTATGGATGTGAAAGATAAGTTACTTGAACAAGCAAAGAATCATCTTTCTGAACCCATGGTACACGATCTGATTCTTTGGATACAGCAGCATCTTAAATACGTCATTAAGGAATCAGCAACAGTTTGCAGTGAAAAAACTACTTTGTCAAAAGGAACAAGTACAGAGGATGGTATCTGGATGCTCCTTTTGCATTTAGATCACATGAGAGCAAAGGCAAAATACGTCAAAACTGTGGAAAAATGGGCTACAGATCTAAGGCTGACTGGAAGACTGATGTTCATGGGCAAGATAATATTGATTCTTCTTCAGGGTGACAGGAGCAACATTAAG GAGTACTTGATTCTTCAGAAAACTTCTAAGGTAGATGTGGACTCAAGcggaaagaaatgcaaagagaaaatgatTAGTGTACTGTGTGAGACAAAAGTACAGTCACAGCAGAAAAG GTTTCAGACGTTTGAAGTCAAAGAATATTCAACGCTGGATGAGCTACAAAAGGAATTTGAAACTGCAGGACTTGCAACTCTTTTCTCTGACTTTGTGCCTcctctcttaaaataa